The Nycticebus coucang isolate mNycCou1 chromosome 8, mNycCou1.pri, whole genome shotgun sequence genome has a window encoding:
- the PLXNB1 gene encoding plexin-B1 isoform X1, which translates to MAALGPVLLQAVWAGWVLTLQLSPPAAFTPNGTHLQHLVRDPTSGTLYLGATNFLFQLSPGLQLEATVSTGPVLDSRDCLPPVMPDECPQAQPTNNPNQLLLVSPGALVVCGSVHQGVCEQRRLGQLGHLLLRPERPGDTQYVAANDPAVSTVGLVAQGLAGEPLLFVGRGYTSRGVGGGIPPITTRALQPLDPQAAFSYEETAKLAVGRLSEYSHHFVSAFARGANAYFLFLRRDLQAQSRAFRAYVSRVCLRDQHYYSYVELPLACQGGRYGLIQAAAVATTGEVAHGEVLFAAFSSAAPPTVGRPPSAAAGAAGASALCAFPLDEVDRLANRTRDACYTREGRAEDGTEVAYIEYDVNSDCAQLPGDTLDAYPCGSDHTPSPMASRVPLEATPILEWPGVQLTAVAVTMEDGHTIAFLGDSQGQLHRVYLGPGSDGHPYSTQSIQQGSAVSRDLTFDGSFEHLYVMTQSTLLKVPVASCSQFLDCASCLAHKDPYCGWCVLLGRCSRHSECSRGQGPEQWLWSFQAGLGCLRVEAISPANISREERKEIFLLVPDLPPLWPGESYSCHFGEYHSPALLTSSGVMCPSPDPSEALLLQRGVDHVSVTVELRFGTVVIAQASLSFYDCVAVTELHPSAPCQACVTSRWGCNWCVWQHLCTHKALCDAGPMVVSQQSPLLSLAPPARDAPTPFPPTAPKVLVTPAPDTLPAAPGASSIATASDVLPGVRPSPFSPWGPPSGPGSMPSPISTESPLQEKPSLPSSPNRPGTIVPAPADFGPTATPEDLLVAPPSPSDSAVPPADPGPEALPTVVPLDWPPGTAPATPFPGAVGSTKPTLDWLMREGGELPEADEWMGGDVPTFSTSTLLSGDGDSAEHEGPPAPLILLSSLDYQYDTPGLWELEEVNWGARSCPCVESVQGSVLMPVHVEQEVRLVGRNLHLFQDGPGDNECVMELEGLEVVVEARVECGPPPDTQCHVTCQQHQLSYGALQPELRVGLFLRRAGHLRVDSAEGLHVVLYDCSVGHGDCSRCQTAMPQYGCVWCEEESPRCVAREACIKAEAVATQCPAPLIHLVEPLTGPVDGGTRVTIRGSNLGQHVHDVLDTVRVAGVPCAVDAQEYEVSSSLVCITGASGEEMVGAVAVEVPGRGRGISEHDFAYQDPKVHSIFPARGPRAGGTRLTLHGSKLLTGRLEDIRVVVGDQPCHLLLEQQSEQLQCETSPHPAPAMFPVTVWFGATERRLQHGQFKYTSDPNVTSAGPTKSFLSGGREIWVRGQNLDVVQMPRIRVTMAPGVQQPSQGLGRRRWMVPETACSPGTPCSSYHFEEPCRVNSSQLILCRTPALPGLPENPWVQVEFILDNLIFNFARLNPTPFSYEPDPTLQPLNPEDPTMPFRHKPGSVFSVEGENLDLAMSKEEVVAMIGDGPCVVKTLTRHHLYCEPPVEQPMPRHFAPREAPDALPEFTVQMGNLHFSLGHVQYDGESPVAFPVAAQVGLGVGTSLLALGVIIIVLMYRRKSKQALRDYKKVQIQLENLESSVRDRCKKEFTDLMTEMTDLTSDLLGSGIPFLDYKVYAERVFFPGHRESPLHRDLGVPESRRPTVEQGLGQLSNLLNSKLFLTKFIHTLESQRTFSARDRAYVASLLTVALHGKLEYFTDILRTLLSDLVAQYVAKNPKLMLRRTETVVEKLLTNWMSICLYTFVRDSVGEPLYMLFRGIKHQVDKGPVDSVTGKAKYTLNDNRLLREDVEYRPLTLNALLAMGPGAGEAQGVPVKVLDCDTISQAKEKMLDQLYKGVPLAQRPDPRTLDVEWRSGVAGHLILSDEDVTSEVQGLWRRLNTLQHYKVPDGATVALVPCLTKHILRENQDYVPGERTPMLEDVDEGGIRPWHLVKPSEEPEPPRPRRGSLRGGERERAKAIPEIYLTRLLSMKGTLQKFVDDLFQVILSTSRPVPLAVKYFFDLLDEQAQQHGISDQDTIHIWKTNSLPLRFWINIIKNPQFVFDVQTSDNMDAVLLVIAQTFMDACTLADHKLGRDSPINKLLYARDIPRYKRMVERYYADIRETVPASDQEMNSVLAELSRNYSGDLGARVALHELYKYINKYYDQIITALEEDGTAQKMQLGYRLQQIAAAVENKVTDL; encoded by the exons ATGGCTGCTCTTGGCCCAGTTCTTCTCCAGGCTGTCTGGGCCGGGTGGGTCCTCACCCTCCAGCTCTCTCCACCAGCTGCTTTTACTCCCAATGGCACACATCTGCAGCACCTGGTGAGGGACCCCACCTCAGGTACCCTCTATCTGGGGGCCACCAACTTCCTGTTCCAGCTGAGCCCTGGGCTACAGCTGGAGGCCACAGTGTCCACTGGCCCTGTGCTAGACAGCAGGGATTGCCTTCCGCCTGTGATGCCTGATGAGTGCCCCCAGGCTCAGCCTACCAACAACCCGAACCAGCTGCTCCTGGTGAGCCCAGGGGCCCTGGTGGTGTGCGGCAGTGTCCACCAGGGGGTCTGTGAGCAGCGGCGCCTGGGGCAGCTCGGACACCTACTGCTGCGGCCAGAGCGGCCTGGGGATACCCAGTATGTGGCTGCCAATGACCCTGCGGTCAGCACTGTAGGGCTGGTAGCCCAGGGCTTGGCAGGGGAGCCCCTCCTGTTTGTGGGGCGAGGATACACCAGCAGGGGTGTGGGGGGTGGCATCCCACCCATCACGACCCGGGCCCTGCAGCCGCTGGACCCCCAAGCTGCCTTTTCCTATGAGGAGACAGCCAAGCTGGCGGTGGGCCGCCTCTCCGAGTACAGCCACCACTTTGTGAGTGCCTTTGCCCGTGGGGCCAATGCCTACTTCCTGTTCCTGCGGCGGGATCTGCAGGCTCAGTCCAGAGCCTTCCGTGCCTATGTGTCTCGAGTGTGCCTCCGGGACCAGCACTATTATTCCTATGTGGAGTTGCCTCTGGCCTGCCAGGGTGGCCGCTACGGGCTGATCCAGGCTGCTGCTGTGGCTACAACTGGGGAGGTGGCCCATGGGGAGGTGCTCTTTGCAGCCTTCTCCTCAGCTGCTCCCCCCACTGTGGGCCGGCCTCCGTCAGCAGCTGCTGGGGCAGCTGGAGCCTCTGCCCTCTGTGCCTTCCCCCTGGATGAGGTGGACCGGCTTGCTAATCGCACACGCGATGCGTGCTACACCCGGGAAGGCCGTGCGGAGGATGGGACTGAGGTGGCTTACATTGAATATGATGTCAATTCCGACTGTGCACAGCTGCCAGGG GATACCTTGGATGCTTATCCCTGTGGCTCAGACCACACGCCCAGCCCCATGGCCAGCCGGGTCCCGCTGGAAGCCACGCCAATTCTAGAGTGGCCAGGGGTTCAGCTAACAGCTGTGGCAGTCACCATGGAGGATGGACATACCATCGCTTTCCTGGGTGACAGTCAAGGGCAGCTTCATAGG GTCTACTTGGGCCCAGGGAGTGATGGCCACCCATACTCCACACAGAGCATCCAGCAGGGGTCTGCGGTGAGCAGAGACCTCACCTTTGATGGGAGCTTTGAGCACCTGTATGTCATGACCCAGAGCACA CTTCTGAAGGTTCCTGTGGCCTCCTGTTCTCAGTTCCTGGACTGTGCATCTTGCCTTGCTCACAAGGACCCATACTGTGGGTGGTGTGTGCTTCTTGGCAG GTGTAGTCGCCACTCTGAGTGCTCAAGGGGCCAGGGCCCAGAACAGTGGCTGTGGAGCttccaggctgggctgggctgtcTGCGAGTGGAAGCTATAAGTCCTGCCAACATCAGccgagaggagaggaaggag ATTTTCCTATTGGTGCCAGACCTGCCACCCCTGTGGCCAGGGGAGTCATATTCCTGCCATTTTGGGGAATATCACAGTCCTGCTCTGCTGACCAGTTCTGGTGTGATGTGCCCCTCCCCAGACCCCAGTGAGGCCCTGTTGCTACAGAGAGGAGTCG ACCATGTCTCTGTGACTGTGGAGCTCAGGTTTGGCACCGTTGTGATCGCCCAAGCTTCCCTCTCTTTCTATGACTGTGTGGCAGTCACTGAGCTCCACCCATCTGCACC GTGCCAGGCCTGTGTGACCAGCCGCTGGGGGTGTAACTGGTGTGTCTGGCAACACCTATGCACACACAAGGCCTTGTGTGATGCTGGACCGATGGTGGTGAGCCAACAG AGCCCGCTTCTTTCCCTAGCCCCTCCTGCAAGAGATGCACCCACCCCCTTCCCACCCACAGCCCCCAAAGTCCTGGTCACCCCTGCTCCTGACACCCTTCCTGCGGCACCTGGGGCTTCCTCTATAGCCACAGCCTCGGATGTCCTTCCTGGGGTCAGGCCTTCCCCATTCAGCCCCTGGGGACCGCCGTCAGGTCCCGGCTCCATGCCTTCCCCCATCTCCACAGAGTCACCTCTCCAAGAGAAGCCCTCCCTTCCCAGCTCCCCCAATAGACCTGGAACCATTGTCCCTGCTCCTGCTGACTTTGGACCCACAGCCACACCTGAGGACCTTTTAGTGGCCCCTCCATCACCTTCAGATTCAGCAGTGCCCCCTGCAGACCCTGGCCCTGAGGCCCTTCCCACTGTGGTGCCCCTGGACTGGCCCCCTGGCACTGCTCCTGCCACCCCTTTCCCAGGGGCTGTGGGCTCCACGAAGCCCACTCTGGACTGGCTCATGAGAGAAGGCGGCGAGCTGCCCGAGGCGGACGAGTGGATGGGTGGTGATGTGCCCACCTTCTCCACTTCCACCCTCCTCTCAGGTGATGGAGACTCAGCAGAGCACGAGGGCCCTCCTGCCCCCCTCATCCTCCTATCCAGCCTCGACTACCAGTATGACACCCCCGGGCTCTGGGAGCTG GAAGAGGTGAACTGGGGGGCAAGATCCTGCCCCTGTGTGGAGAGTGTTCAGGGTTCTGTGCTAATGCCAGTCCATGTGGAGCAGGAAGTCCGGCTGGTAGGCAGGAACCTGCACCTTTTCCAG GATGGTCCAGGAGACAATGAGTGTGTGATGGAGCTGGAGGGCCTTGAGGTGGTAGTTGAGGCCCGGGTTGAGTGTGGGCCACCTCCAGATACCCAGTGCCACGTCACGTGCCAGCAGCATCAG CTCAGCTATGGGGCTCTGCAGCCGGAGCTCCGTGTAGGGCTCTTTCTGCGTCGGGCTGGTCATCTGCGTGTGGACAGTGCTGAGGGGCTGCATG TGGTACTATATGACTGTTCCGTGGGACACGGGGACTGCAGCCGCTGCCAAACCGCCATGCCCCAGTATGGCTGTGTGTGGTGTGAGGAGGAGAGTCCACGTTGCGTGGCCCGGGAGGCCTGCATCAAGGCTGAGGCTGTGGCCACccagtgccctgcgcccctcatCCACTTG GTGGAGCCACTGACTGGACCTGTAGACGGAGGCACTCGTGTCACCATCAGGGGCTCCAACCTGGGCCAACATGTGCATGACGTGCTGGACACTGTCAGGGTGGCTGGAGTGCCCTGTGCTGTGGATGCCCAGGAATATGAGGTCTCCAGCAG CCTCGTGTGCATTACTGGGGCCAGTGGAGAGGAGATGGTGGGTGCTGTGGCAGTGGAGGTGCCGGGAAGAGGACGCGGCATCTCAGAGCATGACTTTGCCTATCAG GACCCAAAGGTGCATTCTATCTTCCCGGCCCGAGGCCCCAGAGCTGGGGGAACCCGCCTCACCCTGCATGGCTCCAAGCTCCTGACTGGGCGGCTGGAGGACATTCGAGTggtagttggagaccagccttgtCATTT GCTGCTGGAGCAGCAGTCGGAGCAGCTGCAGTGTGAGACGAGCCCACACCCTGCACCTGCCATGTTCCCTGTGACCGTGTGGTTTGGAGCTACTGAGAGGAGGCTTCAGCATGGCCAGTTCAAGTACACATCAGACCCCAATGTCACCTCTGCTGGTCCTACCAAGAGCTTCctcag TGGAGGACGTGAGATATGGGTCCGTGGCCAGAATTTGGATGTGGTGCAGATGCCAAGAATCCGAGTGACCATGGCCCCAGGAGTGCAGCAGCCCAGCCAGGGGCTTGGACGGAGGCGCTGGATGGTCCCAGAGACAGCGTGTTCCCCTGGAACCCCCTGCAGCAGTTATCAC TTTGAGGAGCCATGCCGTGTGAACTCCTCCCAGCTCATCCTGTGCCGTACACCTGCCCTCCCGGGCCTGCCTGAGAACCCTTGGGTCCAGGTGGAATTTATCCTTGACAACCTCATCTTCAATTTTGCAAGACTCAACCCCACACCATTCTCCTATGAACCTGACCCCACTCTTCAGCCCCTCAACCCCGAGGACCCCACCATGCCATTCCGGCACAAGCCTGGGAGTGTGTTCTCAGTGGAG GGGGAGAACCTGGACCTTGCAATGTCCAAGGAGGAGGTGGTGGCTATGATAGGGGATGGCCCCTGTGTGGTAAAGACGCTGACCCGGCACCACCTGTACTGTGAGCCCCCTGTGGAGCAGCCCATGCCACGGCACTTTGCCCCCCGAGAGGCACCTGACGCTTTGCCTGAATTCACA GTACAGATGGGGAACCTGCACTTCTCCCTGGGTCATGTGCAGTATGATGGCGAGAGCCCTGTGGCTTTTCCTGTGGCAGCCCAGGTGGGCTTAGGGGTGGGCACCTCGCTTTTGGCTCTGGGTGTCATCATCATTGTCCTCATGTACAG GAGGAAGAGCAAACAGGCCCTGAGGGACTATAAGAAAGTCCAGATCCAGCTGGAGAATCTGGAGAGCAGCGTGCGTGACCGCTGCAAGAAAGAGTTCACAG ACCTCATGACCGAGATGACTGATCTCACCAGTGACCTTCTGGGCAGTGGCATCCCCTTCCTTGACTACAAGGTGTATGCTGAGAGGGTCTTCTTCCCTGGGCACCGGGAGTCACCCTTGCATCGGGACCTGGGTGTGCCTGAGAGCAGACGGCCCACCGTAGAGCAAGGGTTGGGGCAGCTGTCCAACTTGCTGAACAGCAAGCTCTTCCTCACTAAG TTCATCCACACGCTGGAGAGTCAGCGCACCTTCTCAGCTCGGGACCGTGCCTATGTGGCATCTCTGCTCACCGTGGCACTGCACGGGAAGCTCGAGTACTTCACTGACATCCTTCGCACCCTGCTCAGTGACCTGGTGGCCCAATACGTGGCCAAGAACCCTAAGCTGATGCTGCGCAG GACAGAGACTGTGGTGGAGAAGCTGCTCACCAACTGGATGTCCATCTGCCTCTACACCTTCGTGAGg GACTCAGTAGGGGAGCCTCTGTACATGCTCTTCCGAGGGATTAAGCATCAAGTGGACAAGGGGCCAGTGGACAGTGTGACTGGCAAAGCCAAATATACCTTGAATGACAACCGCCTGCTCAGAGAGGATGTGGAGTACCGTCCCCTG ACTTTAAATGCGCTCTTGGCTATGGGGCCTGGGGCAGGAGAGGCCCAGGGCGTGCCTGTGAAGGTCCTGGACTGTGACACCATCTCCCAAGCCAAGGAGAAGATGCTGGACCAGCTTTATAAAGGAGTGCCTCTCGCCCAGCGGCCAGACCCTCGCACTCTAGATGTTG AGTGGCGGTCTGGGGTGGCTGGGCACCTCATTCTGTCTGATGAAGATGTCACTTCTGAGGTCCAGGGTCTGTGGAGGCGTCTGAACACCCTGCAGCATTATAAG GTCCCAGATGGAGCAACTGTGGCCCTTGTCCCCTGCCTCACCAAGCACATTCTCCGGGAAAACCAGGATTATGTCCCTGGAGAAC GGACCCCAATGCTGGAGGATGTAGATGAGGGAGGCATCCGGCCCTGGCACCTGGTGAAGCCAAGCGAGGAACCAGAGCCACCCAGGCCTCGGAGGGGCAGTCTTCGGGGTGGGGAGCGCGAGCGAGCCAAGGCCATCCCCGAGATCTACCTGACACGCCTGCTGTCTATGAAG GGTACCCTGCAGAAATTCGTGGATGACCTGTTCCAGGTGATTCTCAGCACCAGCCGCCCTGTGCCACTCGCTGTTAAATACTTCTTTGACCTGCTGGATGAGCAGGCCCAGCAGCATGGCATCTCCGACCAGGACACCATCCACATCTGGAAGACCAATAG CTTGCCGCTGAGGTTCTGGATCAATATAATCAAAAACCCGCAGTTTGTGTTCGACGTGCAGACATCTGATAACATGGACGCCGTGCTCCTCGTCATTGCACAGACTTTCATGGATGCCTGCACCCTGGCCGACCACAAGCTAGGCCGG GACTCCCCCATCAACAAACTTCTGTATGCTCGGGATATTCCCCGTTACAAACGGATGGTGGAAAG GTACTATGCAGACATCAGAGAGACCGTCCCGGCCAGTGACCAAGAAATGAACTCTGTCCTGGCTGAGCTGTCCCGG AACTATTCTGGAGACCTTGGAGCACGAGTAGCCCTTCATGAACTCTACAAGTATATCAACAAGTACTATGACCAG ATCATCACTGCCCTGGAGGAGGATGGCACGGCCCAGAAGATGCAACTGGGCTATCGGCTGCAGCAGAttgcagctgctgtggaaaacaagGTCACGGATCTATAG